One Methanobacterium formicicum DSM 3637 genomic window, GAGTACTGTGCAATTACATCACCTCTGGGGAAATTTTTGTTTTGGATGAACATTCTTTCACGGATTTTTTGCATTTCATTGAATTAGACTTCTCTTTACAAGCTGATATTTCACAATAAGTTTCTTTATAATTTGATACTTTAAATTGGGTTTCTTTATAATCTGATACTTTAGAGTTGGATTTTTTACAACCTGATACTTTAGAGTGGGCCGTTGCTTTTGTATTTATCAAAGGTGATGATTTTGAGGGATATTTCGTTGGATTATTAAAAACTGAGCCCTGTTTTAATTTGGCAGTGTATTTCCAAACTGGACTTGACACTGCCCGATCCACTTCCCTGGCAAAGTTTAGGAATCCCTGAAAACCGGCAAAAGAGCTGATACGGTCATGGTTAAAGTCGCAGAACGCTACTCCCATTTTCAGTGACATATATTTCTCTTTTGCTCCTGAAACCAGTAAATCTGGTTGGTATTTCTCCAGAAGTCTGGCCAGTTCCATGGCATTGGCATCATCCACAATGAGGGTTCCATCTCTCACAGTCTCTTTTATCCGCTGATAGTCTTCAGGCAACCCATTTTGAGTTCCAGTCATCAGTACTTCCATTCCCAGCTCTTCAAATGCTCTGATAAGAGACCAAGCCTTATTTCCCCCAACATAAACCGCAACTTTCTTACCAGTTAAACGTTGCCTGTAGGGAGTAATGGCATCTCTGATTCGGCTGGTTTCCAGTTCAATGAGCTTTTCAGTTGCCTCCATCATCACCGGGTCGTTGAAAAATTCAGCTATGGATCTGAGGGATTTTGAAGTTTCTTCAACTCCGAAAAAGTTTACTCTGACCTGAGGAATATTGTAACGTTCTTCCATGGAATCAGCCAAGTAACGGGATGATTTCTGGCACTGTACCAGGTTCAGATGGGCTAAATGGGCATTTGCTATATCTTCAACCCGTGAGTCTCCTGTAATCACCGCTTGAATGGAAACTCCAATTTTTTCCAGGAGTGGTTTCATTGCCCAGAAATCTCCAGCCACATTGAACTCTCCTAAAATGTTTATCAAGTAATCAGTTGTTGCTGGAGGGTCTTCTGTATTTGTAGGGGGAATATTTATTTCAAGAGTGTCCATTTTCTTTTGGGGAGTTTTTATACTTTTTTGAGAAGTTTTTATACTTTTCTGGGGAGGTTCGGTACCAATGAGGTATTCTAGCATGGCATCACAGGCAAGCTGGTGTCCCAGTGATTTATTAACGCTCCTGAAACCTTCTGATTGGACTGGTATAACTCTTGATCCAGTGATTTCGGTTGCTTCACGGCAAACACTTTTAATATCATCTCCAATTAACCCCACCACACAAGTGGCGTAGACGAAAATAGCAGCAGGTTTGAATAACTGGTTCAACTCTACTATGGTTTCCAGGAGTTTTTTCTCGCCTCCGAAGACAATGTCCTTTTCCTGGAGATCCGTGGAGAACCCATTACGATAGAGTTCAGATCCTGATGACCTACTTCCACGAATATCCCATGTGCATGATGCACAGCCCAGAGGACCGTGTACCAAGTGGATGGCATCGGTTATGGGCATTAAAACCACCCTGGCCCCACCATAAACGCATGATCGTTGAGTTACCATTCCAGGGACACTGGCCTGGTTACATGCAGGAGTGGATTCATTGCCCTCTCTTTTGATGCACATATGCTTCTTTCGAGATTTCAGGGTACTTATCACTTCTTTTGGTATTTTAGGAATTTTAATATCCTGCAGATCCAGGGAAGAAATCACTTCTTTATCCCCCTTTTGGGGGTTATGGTGAGATTTATTATTCTTTTGCATTAGATAACCGTTAATTTATATTTTTTTTCATTTTTTAGCTACTTAATATATATTTTTTAAAAAAAATTTATGAAAATTTTGATCATTTTACTGCTGTAATTTCCAGTGTTCGTCAGCATAGTATTTGTCAAACACAGTATTGGTTATTCGGTCTATTAGATTAACTGAACCATTATAACCTACAATAGGGACTCTGTGATATCCTGCTCGGTCATAAACTGGATATCCAACTCTTACCAATGGAATATCGAGGTGTTTAGCAAATAATCTGCCATCAGAGTGACCAATCATCATTTCTACTGGTTCTTCCTCTAATTTAACTTCTAAAGCTCTTAGATCGCTTCCTATCATGACATCTACTGGTTCATCTGATTCTTTGGCTACTTTTTTCATTTCACTAACGAATTCTGGATTTTCAACACCAGTACAAACCACGGATGGGATCATTCCCAGTTCACATACAAAGCGGGCTATCCCTGCACTTATGGCTGGATCTCCAAATATGGCTACTTTACGTCCGAAAAGATACCTTGATGCGAGATCTGCCATGGAATCTATTAAGAGTCCTCTTTCATCCAGAACAGAATCTGGAATTTCTGTGTCGGTGAATTTTTTCAAATTTCTCAGGAAATTATCGGTATTTTTAACACCAATGGGTATAGGACCTACAGCAGCAGGAACTTCATACTTTTTCTCAAGAGAAAGGGCACCAGAACCTGCATATCCGCACAAAGCTATTGTTCCAAGGCTGTTAGATGAATCTTCTATTTCTTCAAGAGTTGTTCCTCCTTTAGGATAGAATGGTCTGGTTTCAGTTGTTGAGGGGCGGAGTGGTGAATCAAATGGATCAGATATGTCGGTGAGTATGATCCCATCAATTCCCATAAGTCCCATTATATGTTTTATTTCTCTGATATCTCCTGGATTAACGATTCCTGGAATTATATTGACCTTTTCATTACTATCTTCAGGATCTTGGGCTAAATTATTCACCAATGCGTTAATACCATTGTCGTAACCTTTGAAATGGGTTTCTACAAAACTGGGGGTGCTTATGGGTACAATTTTTATTTTTTCTGCTTTTTCTTCCCCTATTTTTTGTTTTAGTTCTTCCTTAGCTATTTTGATGAAACCTTCCATGTCATCTCCAATAATTTCACTGGAGCAGGTGCTTATGGCGCCGATCACACTTGGTTTAAACCGGACTGCCAGGTTTCCAATACCGGATATCAGGTTTTTTCTTCCGCCGAAAACTGCGGCATCTTCGTGTAGTGATGTTACTGCAATTTCTGAAGGTTCCCTGAAATGTCTGGAGAATGAGTATCTCACAAAGGTTGAACATCCTTGAGATCCGTGAACCAGTGGAAGACCTCTTCTTATTCCGGCAACTGCATACATGGCACCCATGGGCTGGCAGGTAACCAGGGGATTTATAACTGCAGTTCTATCCCTTTTCATTACATTGGCACAGCTCATTACAGGACCTCCTCTTCTTTGGCTTTAGGAACATTTGTTCCGGTTTCAGATATTTTGCCTTTTACTTCCTCTTTTGAAGTTTCTTCTTCATCTTCGATGGTTTCTTCAAATTCTAACATATTCCACACTGGATTATATATTGATGCGTATATATCCTGGGCCAGATTTAAGAATCCTTCAAAGCCCATGTAGGGCCCATTTTCGTATGAATGGATTAACACGCAGGGAACTCCCAGTTTATGAGCTATATATTTCTCTTTTATTCCTGAAAGAATAATGTCTGGTTTGTATACATCAATGATTTCTTCCAGTTCCAGTGAGTTAGGGTCATCCACAATTACAGTTCCTTCACCCACACGTTCTTTGATCTTTTCATATCCATCTTCGTGTTCAAACATGGTTGAAACAGCAACTGTTTCCATTCCAAGGTGTTCTTTTAATGGTTCTGGAAGGTGCCAGTTTTTAGGTCCTCCTGAAAACACCCACAATGTTTTTCCTTCAAGTTTTTCTCTATAGAAATCTAATTTTGGTTGTATTTTGGCCATTTCACGATCTATGAGTTTTTGAGCATTTTCTTCCAGTCCAAAGTGTTTAGCTACAGCCATAAGATTTTCGGCACAGTATTTTGGGCCGAAAAAATCCACCTTGATGTAGGGGATGTTGTATTTCTCTTCGATTAAGTCTGCAATGTAAGTTGCAGAACGTTGACACCTTACTAGGCTTAATTTAGCCCTGTGCATCCAGCATATTTCATCATGACTGCAGTCTCCAGTGAATGTGGAGAGTATGTTAATTCCTATCTCTTCAAAATACTTTTGAAGGACCCACAGGTCTCCATCTATATTGTATTCTCCGATTAGGTTGATATCGTAGGGCGTTGTTTCTGGTGGTTCTTTGGTTCCAACCAATTTGTTGAAAAGGGTAAAATTACCTACATGGTGTCCTTTGGATTGAGTTGGCCCTGAAAATCCTGGAGCATTAAATGCTATTACATCTTTTCCAATTTCCTCTGATAATTCTTTAGCAACTGCATCCATGTCATCCCCTATAAGTCCCGTTGTACATGTTGCATAGGTGTAGATGGCAGTGACAAATGGAAATTCTTTAGCAGCTTCCAAGATGGACTGTCGTAATTTTTTCATTCCACCGAAAACCACATCCGATTCTTTTAGATCGGTACCCATAATATATTTCAGGTTAAACTGATCTACAGGAATTTTATCTCCATTGGGAAGATC contains:
- the nifE gene encoding nitrogenase iron-molybdenum cofactor biosynthesis protein NifE, with the protein product MISSLDLQDIKIPKIPKEVISTLKSRKKHMCIKREGNESTPACNQASVPGMVTQRSCVYGGARVVLMPITDAIHLVHGPLGCASCTWDIRGSRSSGSELYRNGFSTDLQEKDIVFGGEKKLLETIVELNQLFKPAAIFVYATCVVGLIGDDIKSVCREATEITGSRVIPVQSEGFRSVNKSLGHQLACDAMLEYLIGTEPPQKSIKTSQKSIKTPQKKMDTLEINIPPTNTEDPPATTDYLINILGEFNVAGDFWAMKPLLEKIGVSIQAVITGDSRVEDIANAHLAHLNLVQCQKSSRYLADSMEERYNIPQVRVNFFGVEETSKSLRSIAEFFNDPVMMEATEKLIELETSRIRDAITPYRQRLTGKKVAVYVGGNKAWSLIRAFEELGMEVLMTGTQNGLPEDYQRIKETVRDGTLIVDDANAMELARLLEKYQPDLLVSGAKEKYMSLKMGVAFCDFNHDRISSFAGFQGFLNFAREVDRAVSSPVWKYTAKLKQGSVFNNPTKYPSKSSPLINTKATAHSKVSGCKKSNSKVSDYKETQFKVSNYKETYCEISACKEKSNSMKCKKSVKECSSKTKISPEVM
- a CDS encoding nitrogenase component 1; protein product: MSCANVMKRDRTAVINPLVTCQPMGAMYAVAGIRRGLPLVHGSQGCSTFVRYSFSRHFREPSEIAVTSLHEDAAVFGGRKNLISGIGNLAVRFKPSVIGAISTCSSEIIGDDMEGFIKIAKEELKQKIGEEKAEKIKIVPISTPSFVETHFKGYDNGINALVNNLAQDPEDSNEKVNIIPGIVNPGDIREIKHIMGLMGIDGIILTDISDPFDSPLRPSTTETRPFYPKGGTTLEEIEDSSNSLGTIALCGYAGSGALSLEKKYEVPAAVGPIPIGVKNTDNFLRNLKKFTDTEIPDSVLDERGLLIDSMADLASRYLFGRKVAIFGDPAISAGIARFVCELGMIPSVVCTGVENPEFVSEMKKVAKESDEPVDVMIGSDLRALEVKLEEEPVEMMIGHSDGRLFAKHLDIPLVRVGYPVYDRAGYHRVPIVGYNGSVNLIDRITNTVFDKYYADEHWKLQQ
- a CDS encoding nitrogenase subunit alpha; this translates as MPYELFEVDKEIPERKNHTYVKDLADPTGEIPKCNTKTVPGCMTERGCAFAGVKGVITGAVKDVVHVVHSPVGCTTYGCGSKRYPTSPDLPNGDKIPVDQFNLKYIMGTDLKESDVVFGGMKKLRQSILEAAKEFPFVTAIYTYATCTTGLIGDDMDAVAKELSEEIGKDVIAFNAPGFSGPTQSKGHHVGNFTLFNKLVGTKEPPETTPYDINLIGEYNIDGDLWVLQKYFEEIGINILSTFTGDCSHDEICWMHRAKLSLVRCQRSATYIADLIEEKYNIPYIKVDFFGPKYCAENLMAVAKHFGLEENAQKLIDREMAKIQPKLDFYREKLEGKTLWVFSGGPKNWHLPEPLKEHLGMETVAVSTMFEHEDGYEKIKERVGEGTVIVDDPNSLELEEIIDVYKPDIILSGIKEKYIAHKLGVPCVLIHSYENGPYMGFEGFLNLAQDIYASIYNPVWNMLEFEETIEDEEETSKEEVKGKISETGTNVPKAKEEEVL